In a single window of the Thunnus maccoyii chromosome 7, fThuMac1.1, whole genome shotgun sequence genome:
- the armh1 gene encoding armadillo-like helical domain containing protein 1 — translation MFVGKLQPGFCLALVLFINFITLTFVYQCLKAKTMSTHEEQANIGKVLSFLREWDRGDRTVRSRMLNTFLIQNTGKTFYELELQFTQVSSLFLARLTTWMRLTYMFGTLLGPQLKATGIFLSASSHDQYLMEFLEDGGVLTLLDILSHPQSKEEDKAEALRLLLTVSNAGRKYKEIICESHGVKAIAECLAKSNTEDTQETAWALLKSLSHGNPKYQNQVYKGLIALMTCSSPKAQQLVLHTLHTVQSKMKTAHHSIVAPLLNMLSSLHLEVQDEAINLISVLMHFDVRPVLLSGLVDLLRPSKEEVQHHQITEEAERIKMTGSLPVFVQQAAAAKTIRLLAEDSKEVSHELLSLGTIQHLLCTVGNREHIDAQIQASLALEHFVQSFPVSEEHVRRVLGSTLFEAFMNKAETLYMNIDETQAEILLSNKVNITEVLDGNNSEG, via the exons ATGTTTGTAGGGAAGTTACAGCCAGGATTCTGCCTAGCTCTAGTTCTCTTTATAAACTTCATAACGTTAACTTTCGTTTACCAATGTCTAAAGGCAAAAACGATGTCAACACATGAAGAACAAGCGAACATCGGCAAAGTGCTCAGTTTTCTTCGAGAGTGGGACCGTGGTGACAGGACGGTCCGCAGCCGCATGTTGAACACCTTTCTGATTCAAAACACCGGGAAGACGTTTTATGAGCTGGAGCTGCAGTTTACACAGGTTTCCAGCCTCTTTCTGGCTCGACTCACCACATGGATGAGACTCAC ATATATGTTCGGGACATTATTGGGACCCCAACTGAAAGCAACTGGGATTTTTCTTTCTGCATCAAGCCA TGATCAGTACTTGATGGAGTTCCTAGAGGATGGAGGCGTTCTCACTCTCCTGGACATCTTGAGCCACCCTCAGAGTAAAGAGGAAGACAAGGCTGAAGCTCTCCGTCTTCTGCTCACTGTTTCAAATGCTGGTCGCAAGTACAAAGAGATTATCTGTGAAAGCCATG GTGTGAAAGCCATAGCAGAGTGCCTGGCCAAGTCAAACACAGAGGACACCCAAGAGACAGCCTGGGCCCTGCTGAAGTCCTTATCCCATGGAAACCCCAAATACCAAAACCAAGTCTACAAAGGCCTGATCGCCCTCATGACTTGTAGCTCTCCTAAGGCCCAGCAGCTGGTCCTGCACACCTTACACACTGTGCAG TCCAAAATGAAGACAGCCCATCACAGCATTGTAGCACCTCTGCTGAATATGCTCAGCTCCCTGCACCTGGAGGTTCAGGATGAag CTATTAATCTGATCTCAGTTCTGATGCATTTTGATGTGAGGCCAGTGCTGCTCAGTGGTCTGGTGGATCTGCTGAGGCCTAGTAAGGAAGAAGTACAGCACCACCAGATCACAGAAG AGGCTGAGAGGATCAAGATGACTGGATCTCTGCCTGTGTTTGTGCAACAAGCTGCTGCAGCAAAAACTATACG GTTGTTGGCCGAGGACAGTAAAGAGGTTTCTCATGAGCTTCTCTCTCTTGGAACGATCCAGCATCTTCTGTGCACTGTGGGCAACAGAGAACATATTGATGCCCAAATACAAGCCAGCCTGGCCTTGGAG CACTTTGTCCAGTCATTCCCAGTTAGCGAGGAACATGTGCGGAGAGTATTGGGCAGTACACTGTTTGAAGCCTTCATG AACAAAGCTGAGACTTTGTACATGAATATAGATGAAACACAAGCAGAGATCCTGCTGTCGAATAAAGTTAACATAACTGAAG TTTTGGATGGTAACAACTCTGAAGGCTGA